From a region of the Candidatus Aminicenantes bacterium genome:
- a CDS encoding cation:proton antiporter, which yields MSEAEALLLLLFSLGASVVPFISRKMHMPTAVLEIGYGLLLGVIAGGAPENTVILDFLADLGFIILMYLAGLEINFEKLKDIPVRDILLGIVMYLIMIFLSLWVALALGQAPLFSVVYFVTAVGLLFPVLREMQLLNRDLGQRYLVMGSIGELLSLGAFTVFALYQRSGWSTASFLRMGEILLFVALAILVHRAVKLFTWWFPAATVMFTQKNDMAERGTRGSLVNLFVFVALASLLHLEPIIGAFIGGAVFALVFKQRQRVMEKISGMAYGFFIPIFFIRVGLHFNPGELVNPAVLRLSGLIVLVMLGVRVVGLLPMFFSTMSVRALAGLPVATAFPLTLLVAVAAFGMESGILSRQESSAAVLTAMFTAVLFPLLLRLLLNPWQLREDVVHDLLEKEGGLTT from the coding sequence GTGAGTGAAGCCGAAGCCTTGCTGTTGCTCCTTTTTTCACTGGGGGCCTCAGTGGTCCCTTTCATCAGCCGCAAGATGCACATGCCGACCGCTGTGTTGGAGATCGGTTATGGCCTTCTGCTGGGAGTGATCGCCGGTGGAGCCCCGGAAAATACGGTGATTCTGGATTTCCTGGCCGACCTCGGGTTTATCATCCTCATGTACCTGGCGGGACTGGAGATCAATTTTGAAAAACTCAAGGATATCCCCGTTCGTGATATCCTGCTGGGAATCGTCATGTACCTGATCATGATCTTCCTCTCCCTGTGGGTGGCCCTGGCCCTGGGGCAAGCTCCGCTGTTTTCTGTTGTCTACTTTGTAACCGCCGTGGGCTTGCTGTTTCCGGTGTTGCGGGAAATGCAGTTGCTGAACCGCGACCTGGGGCAACGCTACCTGGTGATGGGAAGTATCGGTGAGCTCCTCAGCCTGGGGGCGTTTACCGTATTCGCCCTTTATCAGCGTTCCGGTTGGTCCACAGCGTCTTTTTTACGAATGGGTGAGATCCTTTTGTTCGTGGCCCTGGCCATTCTGGTGCATCGGGCGGTGAAATTGTTTACCTGGTGGTTCCCTGCGGCGACCGTCATGTTTACGCAAAAAAACGACATGGCGGAACGCGGCACGCGTGGCAGCCTGGTGAATCTTTTTGTTTTCGTGGCCCTGGCCAGCCTGCTCCACCTGGAGCCGATTATCGGCGCCTTTATCGGAGGTGCGGTCTTTGCCCTGGTTTTCAAGCAGCGTCAGCGGGTAATGGAAAAAATCAGTGGCATGGCGTACGGATTCTTTATCCCCATTTTTTTTATTCGTGTGGGCTTGCACTTCAATCCCGGCGAATTGGTGAACCCTGCGGTATTGCGGTTATCGGGGTTGATCGTGTTGGTCATGCTTGGGGTTCGCGTGGTTGGCCTGCTCCCCATGTTTTTTTCCACCATGTCGGTGCGCGCACTGGCCGGATTGCCGGTTGCTACCGCGTTTCCATTGACCCTGCTGGTGGCCGTGGCCGCCTTTGGGATGGAGTCCGGAATCCTGTCCCGGCAGGAATCATCCGCCGCGGTTTTGACGGCCATGTTTACGGCGGTTCTCTTTCCCCTGCTGCTGCGATTGCTGTTGAATCCCTGGCAGCTTCGAGAAGACGTTGTGCACGATCTGTTGGAAAAAGAGGGAGGCTTGACTACTTGA